TTACAAGGAGCGCGAAGAACGTAAAGCAAAGCCGCATTTTCATGTTTCATTCCGATAATCTCAGAAGCATTCCTGAACGTCTTGCATTAATAATGGCCGAGTCAAGAACTATCATGCCAATAACGAAATAAAAAAATCCCAGCCCGAAACCAAACATTACATTTGCTTCCCCGTATCCGTAAAAAGACCTCATGTATTCAAGAAAATAAGTAAGAGGGATCGCTTTTGCTATTATCTGTATAGCCGGCGGAAGCATTGAAACCGGGTAATATATCCCGCAAATGAACATCATTATCCCTGTTAATGTCCAGGCTACCACCTCAGCACGCTGTCCGAACCTGAGAATTGAAATGCAAACAAGAATCCCGATCGAGGCTGAGGTCAGGAAAAGCCCCCCCAAAAAAACCATTGTCGGCCAGATTCCGGCAATAAGAAAATCAAAGCTGAAAAAATAGAATG
This region of Candidatus Methanoperedens sp. genomic DNA includes:
- a CDS encoding ABC transporter permease encodes the protein MLDPGIEAGRIWASFYKSWIIAKRNFFTIFEVIFWPFIGLMSIGLMATFFSMAQTTISFLLIGAIALSIIQVCQIDIAYVMLFDMWSKSVKHTFMAPVRGFHLIIGSLLFGILRSTLVFVILMVLSFYFFSFDFLIAGIWPTMVFLGGLFLTSASIGILVCISILRFGQRAEVVAWTLTGIMMFICGIYYPVSMLPPAIQIIAKAIPLTYFLEYMRSFYGYGEANVMFGFGLGFFYFVIGMIVLDSAIINARRSGMLLRLSE